One genomic window of Mucilaginibacter sp. SJ includes the following:
- a CDS encoding phytanoyl-CoA dioxygenase family protein, whose amino-acid sequence MDLTGHRYHIAHDGFTVIEDIYIGAEVTALINVIESADRSGPLFRQTDDVFTIRQFLKAIPDVSPLLLNDRLKNVISNIFGDGYFVVKSIYFDKPGSSNWFVAWHQDLTISVDKKIDIAGYGPWTVKQNQFAVQPPLHILQDNFTVRIHLDDTNENNGALKVLPGSHLKEIYRPENIDWQQETEVSCNVQAGGIMIMRPLLMHTSNRTTNNKRRRVVHIEFSRTTLADGIDWAERI is encoded by the coding sequence ATGGATTTAACCGGGCACCGGTATCATATAGCTCATGACGGGTTTACTGTTATTGAGGATATTTATATCGGTGCCGAAGTTACAGCCCTTATTAACGTCATAGAATCGGCCGACAGATCGGGGCCGTTGTTCCGGCAAACGGATGATGTGTTTACCATAAGGCAGTTTTTAAAGGCTATTCCGGATGTTTCCCCTCTTTTATTGAATGACAGGCTAAAAAACGTTATCTCCAATATTTTTGGCGATGGCTACTTTGTTGTAAAATCCATCTATTTTGATAAGCCCGGATCGTCTAACTGGTTTGTAGCCTGGCACCAGGATTTAACCATCTCGGTGGATAAGAAAATTGATATAGCAGGTTACGGCCCCTGGACTGTTAAGCAAAACCAGTTTGCTGTGCAGCCTCCGCTTCATATTTTGCAAGACAATTTCACTGTCCGCATTCATTTGGATGATACCAATGAAAATAATGGTGCATTGAAAGTATTGCCCGGTTCACACCTTAAAGAAATTTATCGCCCCGAAAATATCGACTGGCAGCAAGAAACTGAAGTAAGCTGCAATGTACAGGCAGGTGGTATCATGATCATGCGGCCGTTGCTCATGCACACCTCAAACCGTACTACCAACAACAAACGGCGCAGGGTAGTGCATATTGAGTTTAGCAGGACAACGCTTGCTGATGGGATTGATTGGGCGGAAAGGATTTAA
- a CDS encoding alpha/beta fold hydrolase, whose protein sequence is MKILKVSIIIVIFLVGAASLILYGFYRYNNKETKTLTDASRINIPGSFIKLSQGVTHYQLEGPDSAQVVILVHGFSVPYYIWDPTYDFLIKKGYRVLRYDMYGRGYSDRPDVPYNQELYNTQLLDLINQLKLSGKINLAGVSFGGAVITNFTCSHPGMVNKLILVDPVYEQKKPVAPQYFTLYNEAVNSDERAKGQTTDFLYPKNHPGWINRYLPQMEYKGFRNALVSTLYNYNQNGRESNTCLNSAGKSVLLIWGKADKTVLPRFSDSIRSVLKTDFFPVDGAAHLPMIEKADTVNAKILSFLKG, encoded by the coding sequence ATGAAAATACTTAAAGTAAGCATTATAATTGTGATATTTCTTGTCGGGGCCGCGTCATTAATACTATACGGCTTCTATAGGTATAACAATAAAGAAACCAAAACCTTAACCGATGCCAGCCGCATAAACATCCCTGGCAGCTTTATCAAATTAAGTCAGGGCGTAACCCATTACCAGCTTGAAGGCCCTGATAGTGCCCAGGTTGTTATACTTGTTCACGGTTTTAGCGTACCCTATTATATCTGGGACCCAACGTACGATTTTTTGATAAAAAAAGGATACCGGGTATTACGCTATGATATGTATGGCCGCGGCTATTCAGACAGGCCCGATGTTCCCTATAACCAGGAGCTTTACAATACGCAATTGCTCGATCTCATTAATCAACTTAAATTAAGCGGGAAAATAAATTTAGCTGGCGTATCATTTGGCGGCGCGGTGATAACCAATTTTACCTGCAGTCACCCCGGTATGGTTAACAAACTAATCCTTGTCGACCCGGTATATGAACAAAAAAAGCCGGTAGCTCCGCAATATTTCACACTTTATAACGAAGCCGTGAACTCCGACGAAAGAGCAAAAGGACAAACAACCGATTTTCTTTATCCCAAAAACCACCCCGGGTGGATAAACCGTTACCTCCCCCAAATGGAGTATAAAGGGTTTAGAAACGCGCTGGTTTCAACGCTGTACAATTACAATCAAAATGGTCGTGAGAGCAATACCTGCCTCAACAGTGCAGGCAAAAGCGTATTACTGATATGGGGTAAAGCTGATAAAACAGTATTGCCACGTTTCAGCGATTCTATCCGCAGCGTATTAAAGACCGACTTTTTCCCTGTTGATGGCGCAGCACATTTACCCATGATTGAAAAGGCCGACACCGTAAATGCTAAGATCCTTTCGTTTTTGAAGGGGTAG